The genomic interval GGTTAACTCCTTCGGCGGTATCTAAAGCGCTGAGTGATCATCCGCGGATAAGTGATAAAACGAAGGAAGCTGTTAGGCAAATGGTTGTGACGTTAGACTATCAACCAAATACTTTATCCAGTGCATTGCGAAAAGGAAGGAGCAACTTAGTAGGCGTTATTATCCCTAGGATAAATAGTAACTTCTTTTCTTCGGTAGTAGAAAACATGGAAGAAGTTTTAAATGCTAATGGTTACAATATTGTCATGACGCAGTCTAATGAGTTATATGCCAAGGAATGCAAAAGTATTGATTCCTTACTTGGTATTCAAGTTGATGGAATCATAGCTTCTATGGCAAATGAGACAATTTGTTTGGATCACTATGAAAAAATTAAATCCAAAGGAGTTCAATTAGTGCTATTTGATAGGGGAGAAGATGAATTACAAGTAGACTACGTAGGTATTGATGATTATAAAAGTAGCTACTTAATTATCGAACATTTGTCGAAACAAAATTGTAAAAAAATTGCTCATATCGCAGGTTTTAATCATATTCGCATTTATAAAGACAGAGCTTTAGGATATAGAGATGCCCTTGAGAAATATGGATTACCTTTATACGAAGAAATGATTATCGAAAGTAATTTACGAGTTGAAGACGGGCGAAGAATTATGAAAGAATTATTAGCTTTGCCGGTAAGACCAGATGCTGTATATGCTGCGGGTGATTATGCCGCTCTTGGTGCGTTACAAGTTTTGAAAGAAGAGAATATAAAAGTGCCTGAAGAAATTGCTTTAATAGGGTTTAGTGACGAGCCCTTTACTTCATTGTCATCTCCTTCTATTACCACGATAAATCAGCACAGTGCGCAAATCGGAAAATTGGCGGCCGAATCTTTTTTAGAGAGAATAAAAAACCCTAATAGTAACAAGAATTTAAAAAAAATTATTCTAGAACCCGAATTAATTATTAGAGATTCATCAAATAAAAAAACACATAAGAAAAATTAATACACTCAACAATGCCACAAGCTAATAAACATACAACCAATATTTCCCGTTTTTCTACTTTTATAATATTCTTTTTTTTGTTTACATATGTTTGTAATGCACAAAAAAAGAATGCCTTTATTCATTTAACTACAGAAAATGGTTTGTCACAAAGTGATGTAAATACTATTTTTCAAGATAGTCAAGGCTATATGTGGTTTGGAACTCACGACGGATTGAACAAATATGATGGTTACAATTTTACGGTATTTAATCCAATTTTAAATAATAATAAAAGTATAAGTAGCAATCTCGTTTGGAAAATAGTAGATGATATCAAAGGCAATTTGTGGATTGGAACTACCGGAGGTGGGTTAAACTGTTTTGATAAAAAAACAGAAACTTTTACTCAATTTAAAAATAAAGTTGGAGACTTTAATAGTCTATCGAACAACACCATCAATTCTTTATTTAGAGATAAAAAAAACAGACTCTGGATTAGTACTAAAAATGGTATCAATATGTTGGACTTAAATAAGCCTATCAAGAAAGCTATATTTAATCATATTGGTGTAAATCTATCCAAAATGAGTGTAACTAATAGTAATCGAGGTTTTCAATCTTTTTTTGAAGATTCTAATGGGGATATTTGGTTAGGAAGTAATTTAGGACTATTGAAATTATCAAGAGATAATCAAGGTGAACTTTTTTTTCAATTGGTTAATCTAGGAGGTGAACTTGAAAACACATTGGTTAGAAGTTTGGTAGAAGATGATTTTGGGAGATTGATTCTGTCAACTTCTAAAGGGATGTATATTTTTACTAAAAATGGAGACAATAAGAAATTAGTAAAAATTCATAACGAGAATTTCAATATTTTACTAAGTACCAAAGGTTATCTTTGGGGATCTTCGAATAATGGTTTGTATCGTTTTGAAAATTCTTCGGATTTAACTGTGCCAAAAGAAATTAATTATTATATCAATGATTTAAAGAATCCCGATTTTAGTTTAAGTAAAAATGATGTTCGCTCATTATTCATCGATAGGGCAGGAATGTTATGGGTAGGAGTCAATGGTGGTGGAGTAAATAAATTTGATCCAAATATCAAAAAGTTCAAGCATGTAAAAAAAGATCTTAATCCCAAAAGTATTAATAATGATAAAGTACGTGCACTTTTTGAAGATAGCAATGGCTATTTGTGGGTAGGTACTGAAGGAGGTGGATTGAATTATTCTCCAAAAGGAGATAATACTTATACTTCTTTTGAAAAATTGAATTCTTCAATGCCTAAGATTTTTTCATTTGCAGAAGTTCAGGAAGGAGCAACAAAAAAACTACTTATAGGTGGTGAGTTTCAACATGGACTTTATGAATTGGATATCACCAACCCGAAGACTATTTCTTCAAGTAAGCTCAAGTATATAGATGGTGTTAATCTAAGTGTGTTTTCCCTATTAGTCGATTCCAATAAAAATATATGGATTGGAACTTATGGTACTGGAATCCACAGATGGTTGGCTACAAAAACTCCTGGAGTTTATAAAAAAGACATCCTTTATGAAAATGTAAATAATTTGAAAAGTGTTCCAAGTAATATTATTCGATCTATATACGAGGATAAAAAAGGTACTATATGGTTTGGAACTGGTGATGGTTTATGCAAACTTCCAAAAGATCAAATTAACGCTATAAGTCCAAAATTTGAGGTCTACAAAAACATACCCAATGATGATTCTAGTATTAGTCAAAATTATATTTTGTCTTTGTATGAAAGCAGTAAAGGGGATCTATGGGTTGGTACTTTTGGTGGTGGTTTAAGTAAATTAATTGCTGGAAAAGGAAATAATAAGAGTGCATTCAAGAATTACACTGAAAAAAATGGATTACCGAGCAATGTAATCAAAGGTATTCAAGAAGATGATTTTGGGAATATTTGGATTTCAACCAATAAAGGTTTATCTCGATTTAATACAAAAATTGAAAAATTTAAAAATTATGATGTAAACGATGGTTTGCAAAGTAATGAATTTAGTGAGTTGGCTTTTTGTAAACGTGCCAATGGAGAAATGCTTTTTGGTGGTGTAAATGGATTTAATGCTTTTTTTCCAGCTGATATAGAAGATAATTTGATTCCACCTAAAACTGTTTTAACATCCTTATCTATTTTTAACAAGCCTATAAATATTGGAGATGATTTTAATGGTAGAATTATACTTCCTGAATCGATAAGTACTATTAAAGACTTAGAGTTGAAATATAGTGAAAATAGTTTTTCTGTAGAATTTGCTGCTTTACATTATTCTGCTCCTAGAAAAAATCAATTTGCCTATAAATTAGAGGGCTTTAATGATAATTGGATTTATACCACATATAAAAACCGATTAGCTACTTATACAAATTTAGCACCAGGAACCTATACTTTATTAGTTAAATCCTCTAATAATGATGGGATTTGGAATGAAACGCCGACGGAGTTATCCATAACAATTGTTCCCCCTTTTTGGAGATCTGATTTAGCTTATGTGTTTTATTTATTATTCTTTGTTGGCTGTTTAATGGCTTTTAGAAGGTTTACAATTATTCGAACAACCAAAAAGCACCACTTAGAATTAGAGTTATTTGAAAAAGAAAAGCATGACGAAATGCATCTTTTAAAACTAGAATTTTTTACGAATATTTCACATGAATTTCGAACACCACTGACATTAATTAAAGGTCCATTAGAATATTTACAAAAAAGTGATAATTCTATTTCTCCATCAAAAAGGAATGAACAATATACTATCATGCATAAAAATATTGATTATTTAATGCGTTTGGTAAATCAATTATTGGATTTCCGTAAGATGGATAAAGGTAAAATGGATTTAATTTTATGGAAAAGTAATGTTTATGAATTTGTAAAACTTGTTGGTGAACCTTTCCAGTTTTTGAGTCATAAAAAGAATATTGATTTTAAAATTTCTTCAAAATTAGAAGCACCTATAATTTGGTTTGACACAGATGCTTTAGAAAAAATAATGAATAATTTGTTGTCAAATGCCTTCAAGTTTACGGCTGAGGGTGGCAAAATTCAAGTCGAAGTGTATTCTGGTGAAGCCAATGAATTAGTACCTAATATGGAAATTGTAGGTAATCCTTCTGATTATATTGTAATCAAAGTTAAAGACTCGGGTGTTGGGATTCCATCTCATCGACTTAAAGTAATTTTTGAACGTTTTTATGTAGATAAAGATTTTAGAAAAGTAAATGGAGAAGGTACGGGCATAGGATTGGATTTTACCAAAAAATTGATCGAATTACATCAAGGTTATATTGATGTTGCCAATAATAAGAAAAAAGGAACTTCTTTCTTTATCTGGTTACCAAAGAAGAAAGAAGCATATATTAATGTTCAGGGAATCAGTTTTGGAGATAATGATTCGGAAAATAATGTTTTTAATAACGAAATTAACGCTGAAACACATGCTGTTGAAGTATTAGATGAAATTGTGGATCTAAATGAGCACAAATCAAGATCAAAACTCCCTGTACTTTTAGTAGTGGAAGATAATCCTGATATTCGAACATTGATTAAAAATGGTTTAGACAAAAGCTATGATATTTATGAGGCCGAAAATGGTCAACGTGGTTTCGAATTAGCCAATAAATTGATGCCGAATATAATTTTGACAGATATATTCATGCCAATTATGGATGGAATGGAGATGTGTGAAAAATTAAAAACTACCTCAGAGACTAGTCATATTCCTGTTGTAATGCTTACAGCAAAAACATCACAAGAATGGGAAAAAGAAGGTTTAAAGAATGGTGCCGATGGTTATGTACGAAAACCATTTGACATGGAAATTTTGGAATTAAAACTTAAAAATATTTTAAAATTTAGAGAGGATTTACGTAGAAGATTCAATAGAGATACGACGCTACAACCTCATGAAGTAACGGTAACATCAGCAGATGAACGCTTTTTACAAAAAGCTATTGAAGTTGTCGAAAAACACATGATGAATACGGAATTTAGTGTGGAGTTAATGGTAAAAGAAATGGCTTTAAGTAGAAGTAATTTATATTTGAAAATCAAAGAGTTAACCGGTTTGTCTTCGAGTGAATTTATAAGAAATATTCGTTTAAAAAGGGCTATGCAACTTTTAGAACAAAGTGATTTATCTGTCAAAGAAATTATGTATATGACTGGATTTAACACCGCTTCTTATTTTTCAAAATGTTTTAAAAAGCAATTTGGTGTCATCCCAAGTAAATATTTGAGAGAAACAGAAGTAGAAGAGGAGAAAGATGACGAAGCGGATGAAAATTAATTAAGGAGTTTTGAAAATATAAAAAGGGATGAAGTTCATTTTGAACTTCATCCCTTTTTGATTGGTATAATATAAATTGCCTAAGCTTTTTCTTTTTCAAATCTATTAATTACATCTTGATAATAGTCAAAAGTAGTTTTAGCAATTGATTCCCAGCTAAAGATTTTCAAAACACGTTCACGACCTGCTTTTCCTAATTTTGTTGCCAATGCTTCATCGTCTAAAAGGAGGTTGATTTTCTTAGCAAATTCCTTTTGGAACAACTCAGGATTAATAGGATTGAAGTCAGTTCTAGATTTACTTTCTAACGGAATTAAATATCCTGTTTCACCTTCTACAATAATCTCAGGAATTCCACCTACATGGCTTCCTACGACAGGTGTTTCACAAGACATAGCTTCTAGATTGATAATCCCAAAAGGTTCGTATAATGAAGGACAAGCAAAAACTCTTGCTTGGCTATAAAGTATTTTTATTTTATCTCTTGAAAGCATTTCTGAGATTAGAATAACACCTTCTCTTTGGGTTTTTAATTCGTCAATTAATTGTTCCGTTTCGGCAGCTATTTCTGGAGTATCTGGAGCACCTGCACAAAGCACAATCTGACAATTTTTGTTGAAATATTTAGCAGCAGAAATTAGTTGCGAGATTCCTTTTTGACGAGTAATACGTCCCACAAATAAAACAAATGGAATATTTGGATCGATTCCTAATTCTTCCAATAAGGCATTGTCAGTTGTAGGTTTGTAAAACTCAGGATCGATTCCGTTGTGTATTACAGTAACTTTATCAGGATTCACTCCATAAGCTTCAACAACATCTTCCTTCATTTGCTCACTTACAGCAATAATTCCATCAGCGGTATTGTAAGCACTGTTCTCAATCCAGCGAGATAGAAAATAGCCGTTTCCTAATTGTTCTACTTTCCATGGACGATGTGTTTCTAAGCTATGTGTGGTTAAAATTAAAGGTACTTGTAATAACTCTCTTGTCAAGACACCCGCTAAATGGGTATACCAAGTATGACAGTGTATGATATCAGCTTGAGGTGTAGCCTGTGACATTTCTACATTTTTACTAAGATTATGAAACATCTTAATGTGAGAATTGTTTTCGTCAACAGGATTGCTAAGACAAGAATTTATACCACGAACGTTAATATTCGCTTTGTCTTCTTTTTGGTCTCCAAAACATCTCACTTCAACTTCTCCTAATTTCAAAAGTTCTTGACTAAGGAAATCAATATGTACACCTGCACCGCCATAAATATTTGGAGGGAATTCATTGGTAAAAAGAGCTATCTTCATTTGCTATTAATTTAATGTATATTGTTTTAGTTTATTGTAATAGACTAATTGATTAGTGTTTGGGTATTGTTCAATAAATAATTAGATATGAAAATCCATTATTTTACTAAAGTAGCAAAATAATGCTATAAAATCCAAAAGGCACCTAGTTTTGTAAAATATTTTTCATGAACGCTAAGAGAAAAACGGGAATTATAGAGCCTTTTTATCTCCTTTGTTTTCATTACCATCTCCTAACAAAATAGCTAATGTTTTTAGGGAATCTGTTCGTTCAGCAATAAGTTTTACGATACTAATAAAGGGTATAAAAAGAATCATTCCAGCTGCTCCCCATAAGATGCCACCGGCACTTATCATAATAAGAATTACTAGTGTGTTTATTTTTAAACGTCTTCCTACAGCATATGGGAAAATAATATAAGCCTCTAACAATTGAACAAAAGTAAAAACAATAATTACAGCTATAGGATATAAAATGGAATTATAAGTAATCCAAGAAATTGCAATTGGTAATAAGGCGGAAATCAATATTCCAACATAAGGGATGAAAGTTAATATTGAAGCAATAAACCCAAACATGATAGGGTGTGGGATGCCAATTATTGCCAGACCAATACTATTCAATGTACCCACAATAAGATAAACTAATGCCATACCTTTAATGAAATTATAATAGGCATTTATTGTTTCGATTAGGATTTCATAAATGGTTTCTTTTTTATTGGTTGGAAATAAATGAAACAGAGCTTTAACTAACAAGGAACGATAATACAAAATCAATCCAGAAAATATAGGGATAATTATTAAATAAAATAATGATTCTGAAAAGGAATAGACCATATTCTGAATTAATGAAAAGGTTTGATTTCCAGAGTTATTAATAGCATTTTTTATAAAAAGGATTTGTTCTTCATGGCTAATTTTGAAATAATCGGTC from Flavobacterium ovatum carries:
- a CDS encoding LacI family DNA-binding transcriptional regulator; the protein is MNKYKKKLEIKKKSTIKDIAAALGLTPSAVSKALSDHPRISDKTKEAVRQMVVTLDYQPNTLSSALRKGRSNLVGVIIPRINSNFFSSVVENMEEVLNANGYNIVMTQSNELYAKECKSIDSLLGIQVDGIIASMANETICLDHYEKIKSKGVQLVLFDRGEDELQVDYVGIDDYKSSYLIIEHLSKQNCKKIAHIAGFNHIRIYKDRALGYRDALEKYGLPLYEEMIIESNLRVEDGRRIMKELLALPVRPDAVYAAGDYAALGALQVLKEENIKVPEEIALIGFSDEPFTSLSSPSITTINQHSAQIGKLAAESFLERIKNPNSNKNLKKIILEPELIIRDSSNKKTHKKN
- a CDS encoding two-component regulator propeller domain-containing protein, yielding MPQANKHTTNISRFSTFIIFFFLFTYVCNAQKKNAFIHLTTENGLSQSDVNTIFQDSQGYMWFGTHDGLNKYDGYNFTVFNPILNNNKSISSNLVWKIVDDIKGNLWIGTTGGGLNCFDKKTETFTQFKNKVGDFNSLSNNTINSLFRDKKNRLWISTKNGINMLDLNKPIKKAIFNHIGVNLSKMSVTNSNRGFQSFFEDSNGDIWLGSNLGLLKLSRDNQGELFFQLVNLGGELENTLVRSLVEDDFGRLILSTSKGMYIFTKNGDNKKLVKIHNENFNILLSTKGYLWGSSNNGLYRFENSSDLTVPKEINYYINDLKNPDFSLSKNDVRSLFIDRAGMLWVGVNGGGVNKFDPNIKKFKHVKKDLNPKSINNDKVRALFEDSNGYLWVGTEGGGLNYSPKGDNTYTSFEKLNSSMPKIFSFAEVQEGATKKLLIGGEFQHGLYELDITNPKTISSSKLKYIDGVNLSVFSLLVDSNKNIWIGTYGTGIHRWLATKTPGVYKKDILYENVNNLKSVPSNIIRSIYEDKKGTIWFGTGDGLCKLPKDQINAISPKFEVYKNIPNDDSSISQNYILSLYESSKGDLWVGTFGGGLSKLIAGKGNNKSAFKNYTEKNGLPSNVIKGIQEDDFGNIWISTNKGLSRFNTKIEKFKNYDVNDGLQSNEFSELAFCKRANGEMLFGGVNGFNAFFPADIEDNLIPPKTVLTSLSIFNKPINIGDDFNGRIILPESISTIKDLELKYSENSFSVEFAALHYSAPRKNQFAYKLEGFNDNWIYTTYKNRLATYTNLAPGTYTLLVKSSNNDGIWNETPTELSITIVPPFWRSDLAYVFYLLFFVGCLMAFRRFTIIRTTKKHHLELELFEKEKHDEMHLLKLEFFTNISHEFRTPLTLIKGPLEYLQKSDNSISPSKRNEQYTIMHKNIDYLMRLVNQLLDFRKMDKGKMDLILWKSNVYEFVKLVGEPFQFLSHKKNIDFKISSKLEAPIIWFDTDALEKIMNNLLSNAFKFTAEGGKIQVEVYSGEANELVPNMEIVGNPSDYIVIKVKDSGVGIPSHRLKVIFERFYVDKDFRKVNGEGTGIGLDFTKKLIELHQGYIDVANNKKKGTSFFIWLPKKKEAYINVQGISFGDNDSENNVFNNEINAETHAVEVLDEIVDLNEHKSRSKLPVLLVVEDNPDIRTLIKNGLDKSYDIYEAENGQRGFELANKLMPNIILTDIFMPIMDGMEMCEKLKTTSETSHIPVVMLTAKTSQEWEKEGLKNGADGYVRKPFDMEILELKLKNILKFREDLRRRFNRDTTLQPHEVTVTSADERFLQKAIEVVEKHMMNTEFSVELMVKEMALSRSNLYLKIKELTGLSSSEFIRNIRLKRAMQLLEQSDLSVKEIMYMTGFNTASYFSKCFKKQFGVIPSKYLRETEVEEEKDDEADEN
- the glgA gene encoding glycogen synthase — encoded protein: MKIALFTNEFPPNIYGGAGVHIDFLSQELLKLGEVEVRCFGDQKEDKANINVRGINSCLSNPVDENNSHIKMFHNLSKNVEMSQATPQADIIHCHTWYTHLAGVLTRELLQVPLILTTHSLETHRPWKVEQLGNGYFLSRWIENSAYNTADGIIAVSEQMKEDVVEAYGVNPDKVTVIHNGIDPEFYKPTTDNALLEELGIDPNIPFVLFVGRITRQKGISQLISAAKYFNKNCQIVLCAGAPDTPEIAAETEQLIDELKTQREGVILISEMLSRDKIKILYSQARVFACPSLYEPFGIINLEAMSCETPVVGSHVGGIPEIIVEGETGYLIPLESKSRTDFNPINPELFQKEFAKKINLLLDDEALATKLGKAGRERVLKIFSWESIAKTTFDYYQDVINRFEKEKA
- a CDS encoding AI-2E family transporter, whose product is MMSLTEKPNLSSKKYSTLEVLQYIVLLSLVLYFGKLLFIPLSFSLLISFILYPICKRMEKIGINKVIAICITLSSIFIITVSLFYLLFLQLYEFSNEWDTFKIKLLETINQLSFYMTDYFKISHEEQILFIKNAINNSGNQTFSLIQNMVYSFSESLFYLIIIPIFSGLILYYRSLLVKALFHLFPTNKKETIYEILIETINAYYNFIKGMALVYLIVGTLNSIGLAIIGIPHPIMFGFIASILTFIPYVGILISALLPIAISWITYNSILYPIAVIIVFTFVQLLEAYIIFPYAVGRRLKINTLVILIMISAGGILWGAAGMILFIPFISIVKLIAERTDSLKTLAILLGDGNENKGDKKAL